GCAGCGCCAGGCTCTTGGCACCGGAGAGGGAGACGGGCGCGAGAGAGCTGATCTTCGTCGGCGTGCCCGGCGCGGACCACTTCAGCGCGACCGCGCTCTTGCCGGAGTCCTTCTCCAGATCCCACCAGCCGAAGTGCGGGGACATCCCCGTGGCGTCGGCGTCCAGACAGGCCCTGGCCGGGTCGGGGTCCGCCCAGCACACCCGGCCGCCGGTCACCTCGACGCCGCCGTCGGGCACGAAGCCGCCCGTGCGGCGGGCGCCGACCGCGTGCGTCAGGACGCGGGCCGGGTCGGCGGAGGGCGCGCGCTTCCCGGTGCCGTCGAGCAGCGGGCGCACCCGGTCGTCACCGGCGACGAACAGCCGGGCCGCGGCGGCGATGTAGGTCGCGCCGGCCCGGTGCTGCTGGTCGGCGGTCAACCGGGTGGGGGCACCGGTGGAGCAGACCGGGTCGGGCTGCGGCGCGTCCGGGTCCTCCCAGAAGTCGTCGAAGGAGGGCGCCACGGCCTTGCCGGGCGTCCACTCGGTGTTGAAGAAGTTGTGGTTGGCGCCGACCATGTAGACCGCGCTGTGCAGGGCCGTGCCGTTGCTGATGCCGCGCGTCCCGTCGAGGTACGTCTCGCCCTCGAGATCGGCGACGTCGCCGTCGCAGCCGGGCAGGACGGTCGCGGACGGGACGTCGGCGACCGGATTCTGGCCGAAGATCGTCGGTCCGATGAGCACGGTTCCGCGGATCTTCCAGCGGACCGGGCCCCGGTAGCCGTCCTGCGCGGCGGGCGGCGGGTACAGGCTGTCCAGGGCGGCGCGGTTGACGCCCTCGCCGCCGCGCGAGTGGCCGACGAGCAGGACGCGGGAGAGGTCGGCCTTCGTCGCGTCGGGCACCGACGCCGGGGCGTGGTCCGGGTGGGCGGCCCAGTCGGCCCACCTGGCGAGGTGTTGGCGCACCAGCGAGGAGCGCGCCTGCGCACCGGCGTCCTCGGCCTCCCCGTCCTGGCCGTTGATGCCGTTCGCGGAGATCGACACCGTGACATAGCCCTGCGAGGCGAGGAGCTTCTGGTCCTGGAGGTAGCCCTGGTAGCTCGGGATCGACTTCATGCCGGCCGGGCAGGGCCAGGAGATGTCGAAGTCGTCGCTGCCCGGCTGGTAGCAGGTGGTGTGCCGGCCGTGCAGGAACAGCGCGAGCGGCCGCTTGCCGGTGGCCCCCTTCGGCGCCACCACGACCGCCTGCATCTCCACCGGTTGGGCGAAGCCCGGCAACTTCACCGGGGCGAGGTCGTACTCGCCGCTGACCGTGCGGTACGCGCCCGGCTTGCCGGGGTCGACGGAGTTGGCCGGAGCCGGAGCCGGAGCGGGGGCCTGGGCCGGTGGCTGCTCGGCGGTGAGGGAACGCCGTCCGCCCGGGGCCGCGTTGTCGGCGGCCGCGTCCAGACGGCGTCCGCCGGCCAGCACGCGCAGGTCCTTCAAGGGGGCGTCGCCGGCGTCGTCGAGGGAGAGCCGGAACGTGCGGCCGTCCTTCTCCGTCTTCGGTACGCCGAGCAGCCGGTCGCCCGAGCGGAACTCCACGCGGGCGTCGCCGAGGGGCACGGGCGTGGGCGACCGCCACACCAGCGCACGCGCGGTGCCCTCCCCGCTGACCTGCCAGCCCTGCGGCAGCGCGCTGTCGGCGGTCGTGGTCAACGGTCTTGTCTCGGACGGCTGTCGGGCTTGTGCCAGTCCCGGTGTTCCCGCCAGGGCCGCGAGCGCGGCCACGGCGGTGACACCTATTCGCCGGGCACGGATCAAGGTCCACTCCTCAACAGTCGGAGCGCGGGCCCCGTCCGTATCGGGAGCCCCTCGCGCCCCGAAGGAAGCGAAATGCACCTCTGTGGGTTGCCTGTGTCCGGGAATCAGGTCGGCGGAGCGCAAAGATCCGGACAGCGGGGACCCGCTGTCCGGCCTCGGCCCGATGACGCGAAGTTCTAGTGCCAGGCCCGGTACGGCTCGTCGAGGAGTTGGAAGACCGGCTCGCCGCGAACCGGGTCCTTGACCGTGGACAGCCGGACGCGGTCGCCGCTGTGGATGCCGATGAGCGGGCCCATGACCCGGCCGCGTACGACGAACCCCTCGGCCATCTCGACCAGTGACACATTGCGGGCGCCCGGGGTGTTGCGGTTCACCACCGTGGCGTGCCGGACCGTGCCGGTGCCCTCGCTGCGCTCCGTGCGCAGGTCGCTGCCCTGACACACCGGGCACAGAAGCCGGTGGTACATGGCGGTGCCGCACCAGGTGCAGCGCTGGAAGAGGATCGTGTCGCCATCGGTGCTCGCGCGGTCGAGGACGCCCGCCGCGGCGCCGGCGGCCTGCTGAACGGCGTTTCCTGAGTAGTGGTACACGCGGGTCAACTCCCTGCACTCGGCCGGAATCCACGTGCCCGGCTCACCCGTGCACGCACGTGCCCGGTCAGCCGTGCCACCGTGCACGCCCACAGCGTATGGCACTCAGTGCCACTCGTAAAGGCACTGCGTACCCATCATCTCGAGGGGGTTCAGCAAGGGTTCAGAGAGGGTTCGGCAGGGGCCCTGAGGGGGGTCAGTCCCGTCCGAGGGTCGTCTCGATCTCCTGCACCACCCGCCACAGCGGTGCCCCGCGCCGGGAGACCACCACGACGACGTCCTGCGGCAGCTCGTCGGCGGGCGGCGCCGGGAGCGCCGGGAACGCGGGACGTGCCGTGGGTGCGGGGGCCGTCGGGGACGCGCCGAACGCCGACTGCACGTACCCCAGCGCGTGGTCCACGGTCGCGCTGGCGTCGCCCTCTCCGTCCGAACGCAGCCAGGAGCGCAGCGCGTTGTTGTGGGCGGCGACCACCGCGGCCGCGATCACGTCGGCGTGCAGATTGCCGTCGGGCCGGCCGGTGAAGCGGCCCCGGAGGTACTCGGCGAGGGCGCGTTCGTAGCGCCACACGACCGACAGTTCGTACGCACGCAGCCCGGGCACCTGCTTGGTGAGCCGGTAGCGCTGGACGGAGAAGGAAGGGTTCTCGGCGTACATCAGCAGCACGAGCCGGGCGGCGTCACAGACGCGTCGCACCGGCTCGTGCTCCTTGCCGCTCGCGGCGAGGAAGGCCGTCATGTCGGCGAGGCACCGCTCGTGGTCGGGGAAGACCACGTCCTCCTTGGAGGGGAAGTAGCGGAAGAAGGACCGCCGGCCGACGCCCGCCAGGGCAACGATGTCGTCGACGGTGGTCTGCTCGTAGCCCCGCTCCAGGAACAGCCGGAAGGCCGCCGCGACCAGGGCGTCGCGCATGGGCGGTTTGGCCTCCGCCTTGTGAGTGGCGCTCATGGACGCGAACGTAACACCTGCGCGACCCCGATGGCACTCAGTTCCCTCTGTCGGGGAACCGAGTGCCCGACACCGGGTGCCGGTGTCACATCCGCTCGGCGGCCTCGACCACGTTGGTCAGCAGCATCGCGCGCGTCATCGGCCCGACCCCGCCGATCGGCGGCGAGAAGGACCCGGCGACATCGCTCACGTCGGGGTGGACGTCGCCGAGGATGCCCTCCACCGTGCGGGTCAGGCCCACGGACAGCACCGTCGCGCCCGGCTTGATCCAGTCGGGCCTGACCAGGTGGGCCACTCCGGCCGCGGCCACCACCACGTCGGCCTCCCGGGCGTGCGCCGCCGTGTCCTGGGTGGCCTCGTGGCACAGGGTCACGGTGGCGTGCTCGGTGCTGCGGGTCAGCATCAGGCCCAGCGGCCTGCCCACGGTGACACCGCAGCCGATGACGCAGAACTGCTGGCCCGTGATCTCCACCCGGTTGCGCCGCAGCAGGTCGATGATGCCGCGCGGGGTGCAGGGCAGCGGGGCCGGGATGCCCAGCACCAGCCGGCCGAGGTTCGTCGGGTGGAGCCCGTCGGCGTCCTTGACCGGGTCGATCAGCTCCAGCACGGCATGGGTGTCGATATGGGCCGGGAGCGGGAGCTGCACGATGAAGCCGGTGCACGTCGGATCGGCGTTGAGCCGCAGCACGGCGGCCTCGACGTCGGCCTGTGAGGCGTCGGCGGGCAGTTCCACGCGGATCGAGGCGATGCCGACCTGTGCGCAGTCGCGGTGCTTGCCGCCGACGTAGGAACGGCTGCCCGCGTCGTCGCCGACGAGGATCGTGCCCAGCCCCGGATGGATGCCGCGCTCCTTCAACGCCTGGACGCGGAGGGCGAGTTCGCTCTTGATGTCGGCCGCGGCGGCCTTGCCGTCGAGCAGTGTTGCGGTGGTCACGGGAGTCGACGAGCCCTTCGGGAGAAAAACGACGGTCCTGTCATCGTACGACCCGCCCGCCCACCGCCCCTCGGGAGTCCCGGCGGCCGCGGCCGCCGCTCCGGCCGCGGCGGTCCCGCCCCGGACCGCCCGCACCCCGTCTGACGTAACCTTTCCGCACCGTTCGACCGTCCTCAGGAGACCGCATGTCCGCCGCCCGCCCCCGTCTCCTCTACGTCACGGACCTGGCCTACCAGGCGCGCGGGCGCCGTTACTGCGACGAGGACGTCTTCCTCACCTCCCGGCTGCGCGCGGACTTCGACCTGGCCCTGTGCCACCCGCTGGACGCGGCCGCCCTGATGCACTCCTTCGACGGCGTCGTCGTCCGCAACAGCGGCCCGGTCCTGGGCTATCGGAAGGAGTACGAAGCCTTCCGGGAGCGCGCGCTCCATGACGGCGTACGCGTCTACAACCCGCTCACCGGCCGCGCCGACATGGCCGGCAAGCAGTACCTCCTCGACCTGAGCGCCGCCGGCCACCCCGTCATCCCCACCGTCGACCGGCCCGAGGACCTGCACCTGCTGCCCGAGGCGGACCGGTACGTCGTCAAGCCCAAGCTCGGCGCCGACTCCATAGGCCTGCGGATCCTCCCGCCCGACGCGCTCCCCGCCCTGGCCGACGGCTCGGTCCTGGTCCAGCCGTGCGTCGACTTCGCCTACGAGGTGTCCTTCACCTACATCGACCACGACTTCCAGTACGCCTTGTACGCACCGCACCCCGACCGCCGCTGGCAGCTGGAGCCCTACCGGCCCACCGTGCGGGACCTGGAGTTCGCCCGGCGCTTCATCGACTGGAACGGCCTCGCGCACGGCATCCAGCGCGTCGACGCCTGCCGCGCCCCCGACGGCGAACTGCTGCTGGTCGAACTGGAGGACCTCAACCCGTACCTGTCCCTCGACGCCCTGGACGAGGACGGACAGGACGCCTTCGTCGCCGCGACGACCCGTTCCCTGCACCGTTTCCTGGCCGGCTGAACCCGCCCGCCCGTCCGCCCGTATCTCTCCTGGGGGACCCACGGGAGGGAGACGAGCGTGCCGACACCGGACGAACCCGGAAAGCCGCACGAACGCCCGGTCCTGGAACCCATCCGGGTCCTGCGACCGCGCAACACCGACGCCCTCGCGGAGCTGTTCCGCGAGATGACCGAACTGACCCAGGACCCTGACGCCTACGAGGCGATACCCCTGCGGCCCGAGCCGGCCGTGGACGAGGCGGAGACGGAGGAGCTCCCGCCACTGAACCACCGCACGGCGACCATGGCGACGACCACGCCGACGCCACGCGGCGGCCGGGACTGGGCGAGTGAACGCGGCGGCCCCCGCCCCCTGCCCGGCGGCGACGGCCCCGGCGGCCGCAGAGGCGCGGCGCGGGAGTGGGGCGGATCCGGGTCGCCCGCGGCGGACGGTGTGCGGGCCCGCGCCCGCACCGGGTCCGGTGCGGGTCTGCGACGCGGCGCCATCACGGTCGGCGTGTGCGCGGCAGCCCTCGTCGGCTTCGCCTGCGCGATGCTGCTGCCGGGCCGGGGTGGCGAGGCCGCCGCGCAGACACCCCCGCCGACGGCGGCCGGTCCCACCCCGACCGCCACCGCGACCGAGTCCACCGACCCCGACGGAGCCGGCACCCTGCGGGAGGGTGACAGCGGCGAAGAGGTGACCGACCTCCAGCAGCGCCTGCTGCGCATCCCGAACGTGTACGACAACGGCCCCACCGACGGCCGTTACGACACCGTTCTCACCGAGGCCGTGGCGCGTTTCCAGCTCTGGTACGGCATCCGCGGCGACGAGAGCGGCGTCTACGGCGACGACACCCGCCGCGATCTGGAGTCCCGTACCGCCTCGGCCGGCGGATGACCGGGTAACGCCTCGGAAACAGGCCACGGACAGGGAGTGTGTCGCGTGTCACCATGGACGGCGGGTCGGCGCGCGTTCGGCACCTCGACCCGCCGAGCCGAAAGCCGTCCGCATGAACGTGTCCCGCATCCCGGGCCTGGTGCTGCCCGTCGTGTTCCTGCTGGCCGTCGTCGTCGGGGCGCTGTGGTACTGGCGACACCGCGACGACTGAGCCGTCCTACCGCTCGGCGTCCGGCGGCACCCGGATGTCGAGCACACACACGTCGTCCCGTCCCTCGGGTTCCAGCGTCGCGCCGAGCAGTTGGTCCAGCGGCGCGGGTGCGGCCCCGGCCCGCGGCGCGGCGGCCCTGGCCAGTCGCTCCAGGCCGCGGTCGATGCTCTCCGTGGGCCGCTCCACCAGGCCGTCGGTGTAGAGCAGGATCTGGTCGCCGGGCTCCAGGCGGACCTCCGCCGCCTCGTAGCGGGGTGTGTCGGTCGCGCCGAGCAGCATCCCGAAGGGACGCTCGAGGTAGTGCGCCTCACCGGCTCGCACCAGCAACGGTGGCGGGTGGCCGGCCTGCGCCCACTCCAGCCGCCGTTCGCGCGGGCTGTAGCGGGCCAGCACCATGGTCGCCGAGCCGTGCGGGTCGCGGGAGTGCAGCAGCAGGGCGTTGAGGCGGCTGAGGGCCCCGGTCAGCGACGAACCCGTGATGACCATGCCCTTGGCGGTGAACCGCAGCAGGGCCATCGAGGCCACGGCGCCCATGCCGTGCCCGGCCACGTCACCCACCACGAACAGGGCGTCCCCGTCGGGAAGTTCGATGGCGCTGAACCAGTCGCCGCCGACGCTGAGGCCCGACTGCGCGGGCTGGTAGGCGATGTCGACGCGCAGCCCGGCCAGCCGGACGGGCTCCTTCGGCAGGGGCAGCAGCGCGTCCTGCAACCGGGCGGCCACCAGGCGTTCGGCCTCGAGCACTCCGTGCTGGGTGAGAATGGCCCGCTCGCTCGCGACGAGGGCGAGCTCGGCGCTGCGCTGCGCGGTGAGGTCCTGCACGAAGCCGTGCACCTCGACGGGCGTGCCGCGGGCGTCCGAGACGGCCTCGGCGACCACCCGCAGATGCCTGATGCCGGCCCGGGTGACGATCCGGAACGGCACGTCGCACGGCAGCCCGTGCCGCACCAGTTCTTCGACGGCGCGGGCGAGCGTCGGCAGGTCCTCGGGGGAGGCGAGGCGCGGCAGCCCGGAGAGCGGGACGACACCCTGCGCGGCATCCCGCTCGAAGATGCTGAAGACCTGGGAGGACCAGTTCCCCTCGCCCGTGTCCAGGTTCCAGTTGACCCAGCCGAGGTTGCCCAGACGCTGCACGTCCGCCAGCCGCTGCTCCTGCCGGTCGGACGCATCGTGCCGGACCCAGCTGACGACCAGCCCGTCGCCCAACTGCATCACCCGCGCCGAGTAGGTGGCCAGTTCGCTGACCCCGGACACGATCTGCTGCCGGGCGAACGGCTCGCTCTCGTACGGCCGCGCGTCGGCCAGCACTTGGAGGCACCCCTCCCACAACGGATCGCGGGCGATCTCCGGCCAGCACTCCAGGAAGCGCAGGCCGACCAGCTCACGCCCGCTGCGGCCCACGGCGTCGGACGTCACGCTGGTCGCGGCATCGATGCGGAAGTCCTCGACCTCCCCCGACGGGGAGCGCAGCGGGGCGAGGAGCACCGCCGCGACGGGCAGCCGGTCGAGCACCGTCTGCGCGGCGTCCGCCGCTCCGCCGACGGTGGGGTCGGGCCGGGTGCCGAACGTGCGCAGCGGGCCCGCGCACAACTGGGCGACGGCCAGCAGGTGTTCCCGCACCGGGGGCGAGAAGGCGCCCTCGCGGTGGCGCAGGATCCCGAGCACGACGTCGGCCGACTCGCCGGTCACCACCGGCAGCCAGGCCCGGGACGGCCACCGCTCGGGCGGGTCCCCGATCAGCTGGTACCGCTTGCCGTCCTCCCGGACGTCCTCCAGCCAGCGCGGCTGCCCGGCGGTGAGGGCGTCCAGCGCGGCGATCCCGCTGACCGGCGGCACCCGGCTCCACTGTTCGGCCAGCGTCCTCTCGATGCCGGCGTGCCCGGTGAGCTCCAGCCCGCCGCCCGGCCGCCGAGCGAAGATCATCACGGCGGCGGCGCCCACCTCCGGGGTGAGCCGGTCCAGCAGGCACCGGGCGAGATCGTGCGGGGTACCGACACGGACGAGGGCCCGGCTCAGGCGGCCGAGGGCGGTGGCGTCGATCTCGTCGGGGGCCGGCCCGGGCGTGGTCCGGCGCGCGGGGGGTTCGGCCGGAGTCTGCTCACCGGCGCCGCGGGGCTGCGCGCAGAGCGCGCCGAGGCTGATCCAGCACTCCTCGAGCAGCGTCCGCTCACTGGCCTTGGCCCGCTGCTGAAGCTCCTCCTGCGCGGCGTCCGGCGAGCAGCCGAGCTGTGCCATCACCGCGCCCTTGGCGCGCTCCAGCACGGCCGCGGTGGCCGCCAGATCCTGAAGCCGGTCCATCTCCGCGCGCTGGCGCGCCACGACCCGGGTCAGTGCCGCCATGTCGGGCACGTCGCCGGACTGAGCGGGCAGGGCGGGTTCGCTCGTCACGCCTTGAGCATGGCACATCGGGATGACTTCGATCGAGGTCTTGCGGCAACGCTCCCGCCAGGCGTGATGCCCCTCGGGGAGATGCGAACGGATCTTCCCGTTCAGCGTCCGGAGTTCTGCTCGGCCAGGGCCTGGGTGACCGCTCGGACGCTGCGGGCGATGTGCTGAAGCTGCATGACCTCGGCCGCGTACATCTTGATCGTGTGCTCGATGACCGACTCGGGCAGTCCGAGCCGGGGCAGGTCGGCGCGGGCGGTCTGGAGGGCGGTGCGGGCCACCCGGACCTCGTTCTGGACCTGGATCTGCGCATGGCGGGCGAGCAGCACCGGGTGGCGCAGCAGCGCCGGGTAGCTCGCGTAGCGCGCGGGCACCAGCTCGCGCAGCCACTTGGCCGCCGAGCGCTCCCAGTCGTAGCTGCCGGGAGTCTTGACCTGGCACGGCCAGTCCGAGCTGATGCGCGTCGTCGTCAGGGTCATGATCATCGCTTCCGGTGTTGGCGTCGTGACGGTGGTCCGACGGTTCGGGGCGGCCCCGGCCCAGGGGAAGACCGGGGCCGCCACGGGCGCTCGCGCAAGCGATGCCCCGAACACCCTGGGCGCCGACGCGGGTAGGGGACGGCGGCTTCGGGTGCCCGTACATGAGCCCTTGGCGGGCGGATGCGGCCGTGAGCAGTATTTATATATGCCGACTGCTTTGCAAGGCGTATGAAAACATTCATGCGCGAAATGCCCGCAATGATCCCACTGTGTATTGCCGGGGGAGGGGGGTGGCCTTCGAAAGGCCGGTCACTCACGCAGGAAGAACTGGTGCTGCTCGGCGATCTGCTCGTACTCCTCGAGCCGCGCCTGGGTGCGCTCGGGGCCCGCGTCGGTCATGGCCTGGAGCAGCGCCGCGGCCATCACGCCGGGGGCGGCGTAGGAGTCGAAGACCAGGCGGGAGCCGGTGCCGGTGGCGAAGGTGGCGTCGGCCTCGTCGGCCACCGGCCCCAGCGCCAGGTCGGTGATCAGCGCGACCTTGAGACCCGCGCTGCGCGCGACCCGTACGGCGGTCAGCGTCTCCTGCGCGTGCCTCGGCATCGAGAACGCCAGCACCCAGGTCCCGCCCGCCTCCCGGGACTGGAGGAGCGCGTCGTAGGCGACGCTGCCGCCCCGGGTGACCAGCCGTACGTCCGGGTGGACCCGGCGGGCGGCGTAGGCGAAGTACTCGGCGAGCGAGACGGAGATCCGCAGCCCCAGGATGGTCAGCGGCGTCGACTGCGACAGCTTGCGGCCCACGTCGATGACCCGGTCCGGGTCGGCGAAGTCGCGCCGCAGGTTCTCCAGGTTCTCGATCTCCGCCTCGACCGCCGCCTGAAGCTCGTTGCTCCGGTTCACCTCGGCCGCCGCCGGACCGCCGGCCAGGGCGCCCAGCGCGATCGACTGGAGCCTCTCCCGCAGCGCGGGATACCCGCTGAAGCCGACCGCCGCGGCGAACCGGGTCACCGACGGCTGGCTGACCCCCACCCGGTCCGCGAGGTCGGTGATCGACAGGAACGCCGCCTCGGTGATGTGCTCGATCAGATACTGGGCGATGCGCCGTTGCCCCGGGGACAGGTGGGGTCCGTCGAAGAGCGCCCTG
The sequence above is a segment of the Streptomyces asoensis genome. Coding sequences within it:
- a CDS encoding Zn-ribbon domain-containing OB-fold protein is translated as MYHYSGNAVQQAAGAAAGVLDRASTDGDTILFQRCTWCGTAMYHRLLCPVCQGSDLRTERSEGTGTVRHATVVNRNTPGARNVSLVEMAEGFVVRGRVMGPLIGIHSGDRVRLSTVKDPVRGEPVFQLLDEPYRAWH
- a CDS encoding TetR family transcriptional regulator, coding for MRDALVAAAFRLFLERGYEQTTVDDIVALAGVGRRSFFRYFPSKEDVVFPDHERCLADMTAFLAASGKEHEPVRRVCDAARLVLLMYAENPSFSVQRYRLTKQVPGLRAYELSVVWRYERALAEYLRGRFTGRPDGNLHADVIAAAVVAAHNNALRSWLRSDGEGDASATVDHALGYVQSAFGASPTAPAPTARPAFPALPAPPADELPQDVVVVVSRRGAPLWRVVQEIETTLGRD
- a CDS encoding bifunctional methylenetetrahydrofolate dehydrogenase/methenyltetrahydrofolate cyclohydrolase; protein product: MTTATLLDGKAAAADIKSELALRVQALKERGIHPGLGTILVGDDAGSRSYVGGKHRDCAQVGIASIRVELPADASQADVEAAVLRLNADPTCTGFIVQLPLPAHIDTHAVLELIDPVKDADGLHPTNLGRLVLGIPAPLPCTPRGIIDLLRRNRVEITGQQFCVIGCGVTVGRPLGLMLTRSTEHATVTLCHEATQDTAAHAREADVVVAAAGVAHLVRPDWIKPGATVLSVGLTRTVEGILGDVHPDVSDVAGSFSPPIGGVGPMTRAMLLTNVVEAAERM
- a CDS encoding peptidoglycan-binding domain-containing protein; translated protein: MPTPDEPGKPHERPVLEPIRVLRPRNTDALAELFREMTELTQDPDAYEAIPLRPEPAVDEAETEELPPLNHRTATMATTTPTPRGGRDWASERGGPRPLPGGDGPGGRRGAAREWGGSGSPAADGVRARARTGSGAGLRRGAITVGVCAAALVGFACAMLLPGRGGEAAAQTPPPTAAGPTPTATATESTDPDGAGTLREGDSGEEVTDLQQRLLRIPNVYDNGPTDGRYDTVLTEAVARFQLWYGIRGDESGVYGDDTRRDLESRTASAGG
- a CDS encoding SpoIIE family protein phosphatase, translating into MTSEPALPAQSGDVPDMAALTRVVARQRAEMDRLQDLAATAAVLERAKGAVMAQLGCSPDAAQEELQQRAKASERTLLEECWISLGALCAQPRGAGEQTPAEPPARRTTPGPAPDEIDATALGRLSRALVRVGTPHDLARCLLDRLTPEVGAAAVMIFARRPGGGLELTGHAGIERTLAEQWSRVPPVSGIAALDALTAGQPRWLEDVREDGKRYQLIGDPPERWPSRAWLPVVTGESADVVLGILRHREGAFSPPVREHLLAVAQLCAGPLRTFGTRPDPTVGGAADAAQTVLDRLPVAAVLLAPLRSPSGEVEDFRIDAATSVTSDAVGRSGRELVGLRFLECWPEIARDPLWEGCLQVLADARPYESEPFARQQIVSGVSELATYSARVMQLGDGLVVSWVRHDASDRQEQRLADVQRLGNLGWVNWNLDTGEGNWSSQVFSIFERDAAQGVVPLSGLPRLASPEDLPTLARAVEELVRHGLPCDVPFRIVTRAGIRHLRVVAEAVSDARGTPVEVHGFVQDLTAQRSAELALVASERAILTQHGVLEAERLVAARLQDALLPLPKEPVRLAGLRVDIAYQPAQSGLSVGGDWFSAIELPDGDALFVVGDVAGHGMGAVASMALLRFTAKGMVITGSSLTGALSRLNALLLHSRDPHGSATMVLARYSPRERRLEWAQAGHPPPLLVRAGEAHYLERPFGMLLGATDTPRYEAAEVRLEPGDQILLYTDGLVERPTESIDRGLERLARAAAPRAGAAPAPLDQLLGATLEPEGRDDVCVLDIRVPPDAER
- a CDS encoding MurR/RpiR family transcriptional regulator → MPSPQQARAQASAITSGRTGPETEVSPTSRLRALFDGPHLSPGQRRIAQYLIEHITEAAFLSITDLADRVGVSQPSVTRFAAAVGFSGYPALRERLQSIALGALAGGPAAAEVNRSNELQAAVEAEIENLENLRRDFADPDRVIDVGRKLSQSTPLTILGLRISVSLAEYFAYAARRVHPDVRLVTRGGSVAYDALLQSREAGGTWVLAFSMPRHAQETLTAVRVARSAGLKVALITDLALGPVADEADATFATGTGSRLVFDSYAAPGVMAAALLQAMTDAGPERTQARLEEYEQIAEQHQFFLRE